Proteins from one Cicer arietinum cultivar CDC Frontier isolate Library 1 chromosome 3, Cicar.CDCFrontier_v2.0, whole genome shotgun sequence genomic window:
- the LOC101496853 gene encoding probable pectate lyase 8, with protein sequence MELRFPTQFVFTFLVMTLLLASTNAIDHNESSVVDGEEKLKMQSLKNSSMAERLSDSFNEHAVDNPEEIASMVDTTIRNYTERRNLNFFSCGTGNPIDDCWRCDKRWYLRRKRLSDCAIGFGRNAIGGRDGRFYVVSNPGDDNPVNPKPGTLRHAVIQDRPLWIVFKRDMVITLKQELIMNSFKTIDGRGANVHIAFGACITIQFITNVIIHGVHIHDCKPTGNAMVRSSPSHFGWRTIADGDGISIFGSSHIWIDHNSLSNCADGLVDAIMGSTAITISNNYFTHHNEVMLLGHSDSYVRDKQMQVTIAYNHFGEGLIQRMPRCRHGYFHVVNNDYTHWVMYAIGGSAEPTINSQGNRYLAPLNPFAKEVTKRVDTGEGIWKGWNWRSEGDLLLNGAFFTPSGAGAAASYARASSLGAKSSSLVGTLTSSAGVLNCRRGGIC encoded by the exons ATGGAGTTACGGTTTCCAACACAGTTCGTTTTCACCTTTCTTGTTATGACGTTGCTTTTGGCTTCTACCAATGCAATCGATCACAATGAATCAAG TGTTGTGGATGGAGAAGAGAAATTGAAGATGCAGAGCTTGAAGAATTCGTCGATGGCGGAAAG GTTAAGTGATTCTTTCAATGAGCATGCAGTTGATAATCCAGAAGAGATTGCTTCTATGGTCGATAC GACAATACGCAATTACACGGAGAGAAGGAATCTGAATTTTTTCTCATGTGGGACTGGAAATCCAATTGATGACTGCTGGCGATGTGACAAGCGTTGGTACCTCCGGCGAAAGCGGTTATCCGATTGTGCCATTGGTTTTGGTCGCAATGCTATTGGTGGCCGCGACGGAAGATTCTACGTTGTGTCGAACCCGGGAGATGACAACCCTGTGAACCCAAAACCAGGAACTCTCCGTCACGCAGTAATTCAAGACAGGCCATTATGGATCGTGTTCAAGAGAGACATGGTGATCACTCTGAAGCAAGAACTCATCATGAACAGCTTCAAGACTATTGATGGTCGTGGCGCCAATGTTCATATTGCCTTTGGAGCCTGCATTACTATTCAGTTTATCACCAATGTCATCATCCATGGTGTCCATATCCATGATTGCAAGCCAACTGGGAATGCTATGGTTCGTAGCTCCCCTTCCCATTTTGGATGGAGGACAATTGCTGATGGTGATGGCATTTCCATCTTTGGTTCAAGTCATATTTGGATTGATCACAACTCTCTTTCTAATTGCGCTGATGGACTTGTTGATGCTATTATGGGCTCCACTGCCATTACCATTTCTAATAACTATTTCACCCACCACAATGAG GTTATGCTACTAGGTCACAGTGACTCGTATGTTCGGGACAAGCAGATGCAAGTGACCATTGCATACAACCATTTTGGTGAGGGTCTTATCCAAAGGATGCCAAG GTGCAGACATGGGTATTTCCACGTGGTAAACAATGACTATACCCACTGGGTGATGTATGCCATTGGAGGCAGCGCTGAACCCACAATTAACAGCCAAGGCAACAGATACCTTGCCCCTCTGAACCCTTTTGCTAAGGAG GTGACAAAGAGGGTGGATACAGGGGAAGGCATATGGAAAGGTTGGAATTGGAGGTCTGAGGGAGACCTTTTGCTAAATGGAGCCTTTTTCACTCCATCAGGAGCAGGAGCTGCAGCAAGCTATGCTAGAGCCTCAAGTTTGGGGGCCAAATCATCTTCTTTAGTTGGTACCTTAACTTCAAGTGCTGGTGTTCTTAACTGTCGCAGGGGTGGCATATGTTAA